In Arthrobacter sp. MN05-02, one genomic interval encodes:
- the pgi gene encoding glucose-6-phosphate isomerase produces the protein MGSFALTASGAALAAVESAVPALVQDRVASRLMAKDPTLWGSDAESEASVRLGWIDLFEGSRALLPEIAGLRADLQAEGVDRIVLCGMGGSSLAPEVITKEAGVPLVVLDATDPDQVRAALEEDLQRTAIVVSSKSGSTVETDSQRRLFEQAFTDAGIDAASRIVVVTDPGSPLDEASRTAGYRKVFNADPRVGGRYSALTAFGLVPSALAGADIETLLDDAEDSAEFLGDDVDDNVGLQLGAVLGGTNPLRDKIVFADAGSGLPGFADWAEQLIAESTGKLGTGLLPVVASGDAPELADVADDVLPVFLAPFDEAPSDELTDGTRLTVSGTLGSQLFVWEYAVAVAGRLLGINPFDQPDVEAAKKAARGLLDAQPEPSPAAFVDGAVEVRGDAGLLGSSSTVAEALEALLAALPPNGYLSVQAYLDRHRQAALEEIRSPLAAATGRPVTFGWGPRFLHSTGQYHKGGSPIGAYLQLTGAGHADLAIPDRPFTFGKLISAQAAGDAQVLADSGRPVLRLHLTEREAGVDQLRRVVSALAVSGRGERGTDGHA, from the coding sequence ATGGGCTCGTTCGCACTGACCGCGTCCGGGGCGGCGCTCGCCGCCGTCGAGTCGGCGGTACCCGCACTCGTGCAGGACCGCGTCGCCTCCCGGCTGATGGCGAAGGACCCCACCCTGTGGGGCAGCGACGCCGAATCCGAAGCCTCGGTCCGCCTCGGCTGGATCGACCTGTTCGAGGGCTCACGCGCGCTCCTCCCGGAGATCGCGGGCCTCCGCGCCGACCTCCAGGCAGAAGGGGTCGACCGGATCGTGCTGTGCGGCATGGGCGGCTCCTCGCTCGCGCCGGAGGTCATCACGAAGGAAGCGGGCGTCCCGCTCGTCGTCCTGGACGCCACCGATCCCGACCAGGTGCGCGCGGCCCTCGAGGAGGACCTGCAGCGCACCGCGATCGTGGTGTCGTCGAAGTCCGGCTCCACGGTCGAGACCGACTCCCAGCGCCGGTTGTTCGAGCAGGCGTTCACTGACGCCGGCATCGACGCGGCGTCGCGCATCGTCGTCGTGACGGATCCGGGATCGCCCCTCGATGAGGCATCGCGGACGGCGGGCTACCGGAAGGTGTTCAACGCCGATCCCCGGGTCGGCGGCCGGTACTCGGCCCTCACGGCCTTCGGCCTGGTGCCGTCCGCCCTCGCCGGCGCGGACATCGAGACGCTGCTGGACGACGCCGAGGACAGTGCCGAGTTCCTCGGCGACGACGTCGACGACAACGTGGGCCTGCAGCTCGGCGCCGTCCTGGGCGGGACGAACCCGCTCCGCGACAAGATCGTCTTCGCCGATGCGGGTTCCGGGCTGCCCGGCTTCGCCGACTGGGCGGAACAGCTCATCGCGGAGTCCACGGGCAAGCTCGGCACCGGACTGCTCCCCGTCGTCGCCTCCGGCGACGCACCCGAGCTCGCGGACGTGGCCGACGACGTCCTGCCCGTCTTCCTGGCCCCGTTCGACGAGGCCCCCAGCGACGAGCTCACCGACGGCACCAGGCTGACGGTCAGCGGTACCCTGGGCAGCCAGCTGTTCGTCTGGGAGTACGCGGTCGCCGTCGCGGGACGCCTGCTGGGCATCAATCCCTTCGACCAGCCCGATGTCGAGGCCGCGAAGAAGGCCGCGCGCGGCCTGCTGGACGCGCAGCCCGAGCCCTCCCCGGCCGCCTTCGTCGACGGCGCCGTGGAGGTGCGCGGCGACGCCGGCCTGCTCGGATCGTCGAGCACGGTCGCGGAAGCCCTCGAGGCGCTCCTCGCCGCACTCCCTCCGAACGGCTACCTCTCGGTCCAGGCGTACCTGGACCGGCACCGGCAGGCCGCGCTCGAGGAGATCCGGTCACCGCTGGCGGCTGCCACCGGCCGGCCGGTCACCTTCGGCTGGGGCCCGCGCTTCCTGCACTCCACGGGCCAGTACCACAAGGGCGGCTCGCCCATCGGGGCGTACCTCCAGCTGACCGGTGCCGGGCACGCGGATCTCGCCATCCCGGACCGGCCGTTCACGTTCGGGAAGCTGATCTCCGCCCAGGCCGCGGGCGACGCGCAGGTCCTCGCCGACTCCGGCCGGCCCGTGCTCCGCCTCCACCTGACGGAACGCGAGGCGGGCGTCGACCAGCTGCGGCGCGTCGTCTCGGCCCTCGCCGTGTCCGGTCGGGGCGAGCGGGGAACGGACGGGCATGCCTGA
- the talA gene encoding transaldolase has product MSTPTADLSAAGVSIWLDDLSRERINSGAFKHLIEDRNVVGVTTNPSIFAAALKKGESYASQVGALAEAGADVDQAVFDITTHDVAQACDIFAEEAERTNGADGRVSIEVDPRLARDTAGTIAEAKRLHAKVQRTNVLIKIPATVEGLEAISSTLAAGISVNVTLIFSLERYRAVINAFMVGLEQAKENGHDLARIHSVASFFVSRVDAEIDARLDAVGTDEAKALKGKAGLANARLAYQVFQEQFSSERWQVLKSAGANAQRPLWASTGVKDPNLPDTLYVAGLVAADVVNTMPEKTLEAMADHGVVEGDTITGTYEESNEVLNQLDAMGISYDEVVEQLETEGLDKFVASWSELLETVQTALDASKG; this is encoded by the coding sequence ATGTCAACACCCACAGCCGACCTCTCGGCGGCCGGCGTATCCATCTGGCTCGATGACCTCTCACGGGAGCGCATCAACTCGGGCGCCTTCAAGCACCTCATCGAGGACCGCAACGTCGTCGGCGTCACGACCAACCCGAGCATCTTCGCCGCCGCACTGAAGAAGGGCGAGTCCTACGCCTCCCAGGTCGGGGCGCTGGCAGAGGCCGGCGCTGACGTGGACCAGGCCGTCTTCGACATCACCACCCACGACGTCGCCCAGGCCTGCGACATCTTCGCCGAGGAGGCCGAGCGCACCAACGGCGCCGACGGCCGCGTCTCCATCGAGGTAGATCCCCGCCTGGCCCGCGACACCGCCGGGACGATCGCCGAGGCCAAGCGCCTGCACGCCAAGGTCCAGCGCACCAACGTGCTCATCAAGATCCCGGCGACCGTCGAGGGACTGGAAGCCATCTCCTCGACCCTGGCAGCCGGCATCAGCGTGAACGTGACCCTGATCTTCTCCCTCGAGCGCTACCGCGCCGTGATCAACGCGTTCATGGTGGGCCTCGAGCAGGCGAAGGAGAACGGCCACGACCTCGCGAGGATCCACTCGGTCGCCTCGTTCTTCGTCTCCCGCGTCGATGCCGAGATCGATGCACGGCTCGACGCCGTCGGCACCGACGAGGCGAAGGCGCTCAAGGGCAAGGCGGGCCTCGCCAACGCACGCCTCGCCTACCAGGTGTTCCAGGAGCAGTTCTCCTCGGAGCGCTGGCAGGTCCTCAAGTCCGCCGGCGCCAACGCGCAGCGTCCCCTCTGGGCGTCGACGGGCGTCAAGGACCCGAACCTCCCGGACACGCTCTACGTGGCCGGCCTCGTCGCAGCCGACGTCGTGAACACCATGCCGGAGAAGACGCTCGAGGCCATGGCCGACCACGGCGTCGTCGAGGGCGACACGATCACGGGCACGTACGAGGAGTCCAACGAGGTCCTGAACCAGCTCGACGCGATGGGCATCTCGTACGACGAGGTCGTCGAGCAGCTCGAGACCGAGGGCCTCGACAAGTTCGTCGCCAGCTGGTCGGAGCTCCTCGAGACCGTCCAGACCGCACTCGACGCTTCGAAGGGCTGA
- a CDS encoding hypothetical protein (possible pseudo due to internal stop codon) → MAVAWRTILENTENPAGIVLTRQNIPTYQRGDGAAEGDTFGSVEGVAKGGYVLAEARNGSPDVILIGTGSEVQLAVEAREALEAEGVSARVVSMPCLEWFNAQDASYRDSVLPRTVRARVSVEAGVSQSWHGIIGDAGRSVSLEHFGASADYKTLYREFGITADAVVAAAKDSLEAVAADPLAPNGTAAMPSGHRATETGDHQ, encoded by the coding sequence GTGGCCGTCGCCTGGCGCACCATCCTCGAGAACACCGAGAACCCTGCGGGCATCGTCCTGACCCGCCAGAACATCCCGACCTACCAGCGGGGCGACGGCGCGGCCGAGGGTGACACGTTCGGCTCGGTCGAGGGCGTCGCGAAGGGCGGCTACGTGCTGGCCGAAGCGAGGAACGGCTCGCCCGACGTCATCCTGATCGGCACCGGGTCCGAGGTCCAGCTCGCTGTGGAGGCCCGCGAGGCCCTCGAGGCGGAGGGCGTCTCCGCCCGCGTGGTGTCCATGCCGTGCCTCGAGTGGTTCAACGCCCAGGACGCGTCCTACCGCGACAGTGTCCTGCCGCGCACCGTCCGCGCCCGCGTGTCCGTCGAGGCTGGTGTGTCGCAGAGCTGGCACGGGATCATCGGCGACGCCGGACGCAGCGTATCGCTCGAGCACTTCGGCGCCTCCGCCGACTACAAGACGCTCTACCGCGAGTTCGGCATCACGGCGGACGCCGTCGTCGCGGCCGCCAAGGACTCCCTCGAGGCCGTGGCCGCCGATCCCCTGGCGCCCAACGGCACCGCGGCGATGCCGTCGGGCCACCGTGCCACCGAGACCGGCGACCACCAGTAG
- a CDS encoding hypothetical protein (possible pseudo due to internal stop codon/frameshift), translated as MQRGADAHSAWQEGFDAWKAAHTDEAALLERIQARTLPEGWEETLPTFEAGKDMSTRAASGKVLTAIGPALPELWGGSADLAESNNTTIEGSPSFIPASRQTKAWSGNEYGRVLHFGIREHAAAAIVNGIVMHSSTRAFSGTFLIFSDYQRPAVRPGALMGVPAIYVWTHDSIGLGEDGPTHQPVEQLSSLRTIP; from the coding sequence GTGCAGCGCGGTGCAGACGCACACAGCGCCTGGCAGGAGGGCTTCGACGCCTGGAAGGCGGCACACACCGACGAGGCCGCGCTCCTCGAGCGCATCCAGGCCCGCACCCTGCCCGAGGGCTGGGAGGAGACCCTGCCCACGTTCGAGGCGGGCAAGGACATGTCCACGCGTGCAGCATCCGGCAAGGTCCTCACCGCCATCGGTCCCGCACTCCCCGAACTGTGGGGCGGCAGCGCCGACCTCGCGGAATCGAACAACACGACCATCGAGGGGTCGCCGTCGTTCATCCCCGCGAGCCGCCAGACCAAGGCATGGTCGGGCAACGAGTACGGCCGCGTGCTGCACTTCGGCATCCGTGAGCACGCTGCCGCGGCCATCGTGAACGGCATCGTGATGCACAGCAGCACCCGCGCTTTCTCGGGCACCTTCCTGATCTTCAGCGACTACCAGCGCCCTGCGGTGCGCCCCGGGGCGCTCATGGGGGTCCCGGCCATCTACGTCTGGACGCACGACTCGATCGGCCTCGGCGAGGACGGCCCCACCCACCAGCCGGTCGAGCAGCTGTCCTCGCTGCGGACCATCCCGTGA